From Anopheles arabiensis isolate DONGOLA chromosome 3, AaraD3, whole genome shotgun sequence, a single genomic window includes:
- the LOC120900587 gene encoding myosin heavy chain, muscle isoform X33, whose product MPKPPVQVGEDPDPTEFLFVSLEQKRIDQSKPYDSKKACWVPEEKEGYVLGEIKATKGELVTVALPGGEEKNFKKEQLSQVNPPKFEKVEDMADLTYLNEAAVLHNLRQRYYSKLIYTYSGLFCVVINPYKRYPLYTNRCAKMYRGKRRNEVPPHLFAVSDGAYVNMLTNHENQSMLITGESGAGKTENTKKVIAYFATIGASGKKDENAEKKGSLEDQVVQTNPVLEAFGNAKTVRNDNSSRFGKFIRIHFTGSGKLAGADIETYLLEKARVISQQTLERSYHIFYQIMSGSVKGLKEKCLLSNNIHDYHIVAQGKTTIPSVDDGEEMQITDEAFNVLGFTQEEKDNIYRITSAVMHMGRMQFKQKGREEQAEADGTEDGDRVAKLLGVGTDDLYKNLLKPRIKVGNEFVTKGQNKDQVTNSVGALCKGIFDRLFKWLVKKCNETLDTKQKRAQFIGVLDIAGFEIFDFNGFEQLCINFTNEKLQQFFNHHMFVLEQEEYQREGIEWTFIDFGMDLQQCIELIEKPMGILSILEEESMFPKATDQTFAEKLMTNHLGKSAPFMKPRPPKPGIPAGHFAIGHYAGVVSYNITGWLEKNKDPLNDTVVDQFKKGSNALMVEIFADHPGQSADPAAAKGGRGKKGAGFATVSSSYKEQLNNLMTTLKSTQPHFVRCIIPNEMKTAGVVDAHLVMHQLTCNGVLEGIRICRKGFPNRMMYPDFKLRYMILNPKGVEAEKDLKKCAQVIMDAAGLDSELYRLGNTKVFFRAGVLGQMEEFRDERLSKIMSWMQAWCRGYLSRKEFKKMQEQRVSLEIVQRNLRKYLKLRTWAWWKLWQKVKPLLNVSRVEDQIAKLEEKATKAQEAYEKEEKLRKELEALNSKLLAEKTALLDSLSGEKGALQEYQEKAAKLTAQKNDLENQLRDTQERLAQEEDARNQLFQTKKKLEQEIGSQKKDAEDLELQIQKIEQDKASKDHQIRNLNDEIAHQDELINKLNKEKKMQGEVNQKTAEELQAAEDKVNHLNKVKAKLEQTLDELEDSLEREKKLRGDVEKAKRKVEGDLKLTQEAVADLERNKKELEQTVLRKDKEISALSAKLEDEQSLVGKLQKQIKELQARIEELEEEVEAERQARAKAEKQRADLARELEELGERLEEAGGATSAQIELNKKREAELAKLRRDLEEANIQHEGTLANLRKKHNDAVAEMAEQVDQLNKLKTKAEKERTQYFAELNDARIGCDQLSNEKAAQEKIAKQLQHTLNEVQSKLDETNRTLNDFDASKKKLSIENSDLLRQLEDAESQVSQLSKIKISLTQQLEDTKRLADEEARERATLLGKFRNLEHDLDNLREQVEEEAEGKGDIQRQLSKANAEAQLWRSKYESEGVARAEELEEAKRKLQARLAEAEETIESLNQKCIALEKTKQRLATEVEDLQLEVDRASSIANAAEKKQKAFDKIIGEWKLKVDDLAAELDASQKECRNYSTELFRLKGAYEEGQEQLEAVRRENKNLADEVKDLLDQIGEGGRNIHEIEKSRKRLEAEKDELQAALEEAEAALEQEENKVLRAQLELSQVRQEIDRRIQEKEEEFENTRKNHQRALDSMQASLEAEAKGKAEALRMKKKLEADINELEIALDHANKANAEAQKNIKRYQQQLKDVQSALEEEQRARDDAREQLGISERRANALQNELEESRTLLEQADRGRRQAEQELSDAHEQLNEVSAQNASIAAAKRKLESELQTLHSDLDELLNEAKNSEEKAKKAMVDAARLADELRAEQDHAQTQEKLRKALEQQIKELQVRLDEAESNALKGGKKAIQKLEQRVRELESELDSEQRRHADAQKNLRKSERRIKELTFQSEEDRKNHERMQDLVDKLQQKIKTYKRQIEEAEEIAALNLAKFRKAQQELEEAEERADIAEQAATKFRTKGGRAGSVQRGASPAPQRQPSAMPALAGLNLPTFDDHGF is encoded by the exons ATGCCGAAGCCACCAGTTCAGGTCGGAGAGGATCCCGATCCAACTGAGTTCCTTTTCGTCTCGCTCGAGCAGAAGCGTATCGATCAGAGCAAGCCGTACGATTCCAAGAAGGCTTGCTGGGTTCCGGAAGAGAAGGAGGGCTATGTGTTGGGTGAAATCAAGGCCACCAAGGGTGAGCTGGTCACCGTTGCCCTGCCCGGTGGTGAG GAGAAAAACTTCAAAAAGGAACAACTTTCGCAAGTGAATCCTCCGAAGTTTGAAAAAGTCGAAGATATGGCCGATCTGACCTATCTAAACGAAGCTGCCGTACTACACAACTTACGCCAACGATACTACTCCAAACTGATCTAT ACCTACTCGGGCTTGTTCTGCGTTGTCATCAACCCGTACAAGCGTTACCCGCTGTATACCAACCGTTGCGCCAAGATGTACCGTGGCAAGCGCCGTAATGAAGTGCCGCCGCATCTGTTCGCCGTCTCTGACGGTGCCTACGTCAACATGTTGACGAACCACGAGAACCAGTCTATGCTGATTACCGGTGAATCTGGTGCCGGAAAGACTGAGAACACCAAGAAGGTCATTGCGTACTTCGCCACCATTGGCGCTTCGGGCAAGAAGGACGAAAACGCCGAGAAGAAGGGCTCGCTGGAAGATCAGGTCGTCCAGACTAACCCCGTACTTGAGGCCTTCGGTAACGCCAAGACCGTCCGTAACGATAACTCGTCTCGTTTC GGTAAGTTCATCCGTATCCACTTCACTGGAAGCGGTAAGCTGGCTGGTGCCGATATTGAGACATACCTGCTGGAGAAGGCCCGTGTCATCTCGCAGCAGACTCTGGAGCGCTCGTACCACATCTTCTACCAGATTATGTCTGGATCCGTCAAGGGATTGAAAG AAAAATGTTTACTCTCCAATAACATCCATGACTACCATATCGTGGCCCAGGGCAAAACGACAATCCCGAGCGTAGACGATGGAGAAGAAATGCAGATCACCGAT GAAGCCTTCAACGTTCTGGGTTTCACTCAGGAGGAGAAGGACAACATCTACCGTATCACCTCCGCTGTCATGCACATGGGTCGTATGCAGTTCAAGCAGAAGGGTCGCGAAGAGCAGGCTGAGGCTGACGGTACCGAGGATGGTGACCGTGTTGCTAAGCTGCTCGGTGTCGGCACTGACGATCTGTACAAGAATCTGCTGAAGCCACGTATTAAGGTCGGTAACGAGTTCGTCACCAAGGGTCAGAACAAGGACCAGGTCACCAACTCGGTCGGTGCCCTTTGCAAGGGTATCTTCGATCGTCTCTTCAAGTGGCTGGTCAAGAAGTGTAACGAGACTCTGGACACCAAGCAGAAGCGCGCTCAGTTCATTGGTGTGCTGGATATTGCAGGTTTCGAAATCTTCGAC TTTAACGGATTTGAGCAGCTGTGTATTAACTTCACCAACGAGAAGCTGCAGCAGTTCTTCAACCACCACATGTTCGTGCTGGAACAGGAAGAGTATCAGCGCGAGGGTATCGAATGGACCTTCATCGATTTCGGCATGGATCTGCAGCAGTGTATTGAACTGATCGAGAAG CCCATGGGTATCCTGTCGATTCTTGAGGAAGAGTCTATGTTCCCGAAGGCCACTGATCAGACCTTCGCTGAGAAGCTGATGACGAACCATCTCGGCAAGTCGGCTCCGTTCATGAAGCCGCGCCCACCGAAGCCAGGCATCCCGGCCGGTCACTTCGCCATTGGTCACTACGCTGGTGTTGTGTCGTACAACATCACTGGATGGCTTGAGAAGAACAAGGATCCGCTGAACGACACTGTCGTCGACCAGTTCAAGAAGGGTAGCAACGCCCTGATGGTTGAGATCTTCGCTGATCACCCAGGCCAGTCGGCTGATCCGGCCGCCGCCAAGGGAGGTCGTGGCAAGAAGGGTGCTGGTTTCGCCACTGTCTCGTCCTCGTACAAGGAACAGCTGAACAACCTGATGACGACGCTGAAGTCTACTCAGCCTCACTTCGTCCGTTGTATCATTCCCAACGAAATGAAGACGGCCGGTGTCGTTGATGCTCACTTGGTCATGCACCAGCTGACTTGTAACGGTGTACTTGAAGGTATCCGTATTTGCCGTAAGGGCTTCCCTAACCGCATGATGTACCCTGACTTCAAGCTACG GTACATGATCCTTAACCCTAAGGGCGTCGAGGCCGAGAAAGACTTGAAGAAGTGTGCCCAAGTCATCATGGATGCGGCCGGTCTCGACAGTGAACTGTACCGTCTCGGAAACACCAAG GTGTTCTTCCGTGCCGGTGTCCTGGGTCAGATGGAGGAGTTCCGTGATGAGCGTCTCAGCAAGATCATGTCCTGGATGCAGGCTTGGTGCCGCGGTTACCTGTCGCGTAAGGAGTTCAAGAAGATGCAGGAGCAGCGCGTCTCCCTGGAGATCGTCCAGCGCAATCTGCGCAAGTACCTGAAGCTGCGTACCTGGGCCTGGTGGAAGCTGTGGCAGAAGGTCAAGCCTCTGCTTAACGTCTCCCGTGTTGAGGACCAGATTGCT AAACTAGAAGAGAAGGCCACCAAGGCTCAGGAGGCCTATGAGAAGGAAGAGAAGCTGCGCAAGGAGCTGGAGGCCCTCAACAGCAAGCTGCTGGCTGAGAAGACCGCTCTCTTGGACTCGCTGTCCGGTGAGAAGGGTGCTCTCCAGGAATACCAGGAGAAGGCCGCCAAGCTGACCGCCCAGAAGAACGACCTGGAGAACCAGCTGCGC GACACCCAGGAGCGCCTGGCCCAGGAAGAGGATGCCCGCAACCAGCTCTTCCAGACCAAGAAGAAGTTGGAGCAGGAAATCGGCAGCCAGAAGAAGGATGCTGAGGACCTGGAACTGCAGATCCAGAAGATTGAGCAGGACAAGGCCTCGAAGGATCACCAGATCCGCAACTTGAATGATGAGATCGCCCACCAGGATGAGCTCATCAACAAGCTGAACAAGGAGAAGAAGATGCAGGGTGAGGTCAACCAGAAGACCGCCGAAGAGCTGCAGGCCGCCGAAGACAAGGTGAACCACCTGAACAAGGTAAAGGCCAAGCTGGAGCAGACTCTGGATGAGCTGGAGGACTCGCTTGAGCGCGAGAAGAAGCTGCGCGGTGACGTCGAGAAGGCTAAGCGCAAGGTTGAGGGTGACCTCAAGCTGACCCAGGAGGCTGTTGCCGATCTGGAGCGCAACAAGAAGGAGCTGGAGCAGACCGTCCTGCGCAAGGATAAGGAGATCTCCGCCCTGTCTGCCAAGCTGGAAGACGAGCAGTCGCTGGTTGGCAAGCTGCAGAAGCAGATCAAGGAACTGCAGGCTCGCATTGAGGAGCTCGAGGAGGAAGTCGAGGCCGAGCGTCAGGCCCGCGCCAAGGCTGAGAAGCAGCGTGCTGATCTGGCCCGCGAGCTCGAGGAGCTGGGCGAGCGTCTGGAGGAGGCTGGCGGTGCCACCTCGGCCCAGATTGAGCTGAACAAGAAGCGTGAGGCTGAGCTGGCTAAGCTGCGCCGCGATCTGGAGGAAGCCAACATCCAGCATGAGGGCACTCTGGCTAACCTGCGCAAGAAGCACAACGATGCCGTCGCTGAGATGGCCGAGCAGGTCGATCAGCTGAACAAACTGAAGACCAA AGCTGAGAAAGAGCGTACTCAATACTTTGCTGAGTTGAACGATGCCCGCATCGGTTGCGATCAGCTTTCCAATGAAAAG GCCGCCCAGGAGAAGATCGccaagcagctgcagcacacTCTGAACGAAGTACAAAGCAAGTTGGACGAAACCAACCGCACTCTGAACGATTTCGATGCCTCCAAGAAGAAGCTGTCGATCGAGAACTCCGATCTGCTGCGCCAGCTGGAGGACGCCGAGTCGCAGGTGTCGCAGCTGAGCAAGATCAAGATCTCGCTCACTCAGCAGCTCGAGGATACCAAGCGTCTTGCCGACGAGGAGGCTCGCGAGCGCGCCACCCTGCTGGGCAAGTTCCGCAACCTGGAGCACGACCTGGACAACCTGCGCGAGCAGGTTGAGGAGGAGGCTGAGGGCAAGGGAGACATCCAGCGCCAGCTCAGCAAGGCCAACGCTGAGGCTCAGCTGTGGCGCAGCAAGTACGAGTCGGAGGGCGTTGCCCGTGCCGAGGAGCTCGAGGAGGCCAAGCGTAAGCTGCAGGCCCGCCTTGCCGAGGCTGAGGAGACCATCGAGTCGCTGAACCAGAAGTGCATTGCACTGGAGAAGACCAAGCAGCGCCTGGCCACCGAGGTCGAGGATCTGCAGCTCGAGGTTGACCGTGCCTCGTCGATTGCCAACGCTGCtgagaagaagcagaaggcgTTCGACAAGATCATTGGAGAATGGAAGCTGAAGGTCGACGATCTGGCCGCCGAGCTGGATGCCTCGCAGAAGGAGTGCCGCAACTACTCGACCGAGCTGTTCCGTCTGAAGGGTGCCTACGAGGAGGGCCAGGAGCAGCTTGAAGCCGTCCGCCGTGAGAACAAGAACTTGGCCGATGAGGTCAAGGATCTGCTGGACCAGATCGGTGAGGGTGGCCGCAACATCCACGAGATCGAGAAGTCGCGCAAGCGCCTGGAGGCCGAGAAGGACGAGCTGCAGGCCGCCCTCGAGGAGGCTGAAGCCGCCCTGGAGCAGGAGGAGAACAAGGTTCTGCGTGCTCAGCTTGAACTGTCTCAGGTCCGTCAAGAAATTGACCGCCGCATCCAGGAGAAGGAAGAAGAGTTCGAGAACACTCGCAAGAACCACCAGCGCGCCCTGGACTCGATGCAGGCTTCCCTGGAGGCCGAAGCCAAGGGCAAGGCCGAGGCTCTGCGTATGAAGAAGAAGCTGGAAGCCGACATCAACGAGCTGGAGATTGCTCTGGATCACGCCAACAAG GCTAACGCTGAGGCCCAGAAGAACATCAAGcgctaccagcagcagctgaaggaCGTCCAGAGCGCCCTGGAGGAGGAACAGCGCGCCCGCGACGATGCCCGCGAGCAGCTGGGTATCTCGGAGCGCCGTGCCAACGCTCTCCAGAACGAACTGGAGGAGTCGCGCACCCTGTTGGAGCAGGCCGACCGTGGCCGTCGCCAGGCCGAGCAGGAGCTCAGCGATGCTCACGAGCAGCTGAACGAAGTGTCCGCCCAGAACGCTTCGATCGCCGCCGCCAAGAGGAAGCTCGAGTCTGAGCTGCAGACCCTGCACTCCGACCTGGATGAGCTGCTGAACGAGGCCAAGAACTCCGAGGAGAAGGCCAAGAAGGCTATGGTTGATGCCGCTCGTCTGGCTGATGAGCTGCGCGCCGAGCAGGACCATGCCCAGACCCAGGAGAAGCTGCGCAAGGCGCTTGAGCAGCAGATCAAGGAGCTGCAGGTCCGCCTGGATGAGGCCGAATCGAATGCCCTGAAGGGAGGCAAGAAGGCTATCCAGAAGCTGGAGCAGCGCGTCCGCGAGCTCGAGTCGGAGCTGGACAGCGAACAGAGACGACATGCCGATGCCCAGAAGAACCTGCGCAAGTCGGAGCGTCGCATCAAGGAGCTGACCTTCCAGTCGGAGGAAGACCGCAAGAACCACGAGCGCATGCAGGATCTGGTTGACAAGCTGCAGCAGAAGATCAAGACTTACAAGAGGCAGATTGAGGAAGCCGAGGAGATCGCCGCCCTCAACTTGGCCAAGTTCCGTAAGGCCCAGCAGGAGCTGGAGGAAGCCGAGGAGCGTGCCGACATTGCCGAACAAGCTGCCACCAAATTCCGCACCAAGGGAGGACGTGCCGGTTCCGTACAGCGTGGTGCTAGCCCAGCA CCCCAGAGACAGCCGTCTGCCATGCCTGCTCTTGCAGGACTGAACCTTCCCACATTCGACGATCACGGTTTCTAA